The following proteins are co-located in the Myxococcus xanthus genome:
- a CDS encoding GNAT family N-acetyltransferase: MTLTLKFHDSVSHLSDAELDALTSESSVFFGRRWFRMLDAVDLSAMARGELSLRYAIAYQQGTPVALCPCFITRSKTIYTPYSLEHFLFTSWKKGFANGPAWSRAAIAAADLYRNVAWRTGAGFDGGVFVTSPLSMRSSILCAAQSVDVAKQARELILQGLRELATSERLPLYFYGVERDDTTLREALTSATFQEIFIYDDNVMDVPGDNFDAYLGQFKSDVRRVLKKEMAHARDTGVRFERVSRMGEMAEQLERFYEVTYSKYGNEHLRHPSTFWAALDQHVSPEAEAVVAYQNGDPIGFSLLLHKNDEMWFYRVGRAEAGASETPLYFNLAFYEPLRRAYELGVKKLWLGASGYETKRRRGARRHGLYSYLWIPGRWSRTVLQPYVSAYSRVAMAMAASGTQNGRIRKTP, from the coding sequence ATGACGCTTACCCTGAAATTCCACGACTCCGTCAGCCACCTGAGCGACGCGGAGCTGGATGCCCTCACCTCCGAGTCGAGCGTCTTCTTCGGCCGGCGCTGGTTCCGCATGTTGGACGCGGTCGACCTGTCCGCCATGGCCCGGGGGGAGCTGTCCCTGCGATATGCCATTGCGTATCAGCAGGGCACTCCCGTCGCGCTGTGCCCGTGTTTCATCACCCGCAGCAAGACCATCTACACGCCCTACTCGCTGGAGCATTTCCTCTTCACCAGTTGGAAGAAAGGCTTCGCCAACGGGCCGGCCTGGAGCCGGGCAGCCATCGCTGCGGCGGACCTCTACCGCAACGTGGCCTGGCGCACGGGAGCAGGCTTCGATGGCGGCGTCTTCGTCACCAGCCCGCTCAGCATGCGGAGCAGCATCCTCTGTGCCGCGCAGTCCGTGGACGTCGCGAAGCAGGCGCGGGAGCTCATCCTCCAAGGGCTCCGGGAGCTCGCCACCAGCGAACGGCTGCCGCTCTATTTCTACGGCGTGGAACGGGATGACACGACGCTGAGAGAGGCGCTCACCTCGGCGACGTTCCAGGAAATCTTCATCTACGACGACAACGTCATGGATGTCCCGGGGGACAACTTCGACGCCTACCTGGGACAGTTCAAGAGCGACGTCCGGCGGGTGCTCAAGAAGGAGATGGCTCACGCTCGGGATACGGGCGTTCGCTTCGAGCGCGTCTCCCGGATGGGAGAGATGGCGGAGCAACTGGAGCGGTTCTACGAGGTGACCTACTCCAAGTACGGCAACGAGCACCTCCGCCATCCATCCACGTTCTGGGCAGCGCTCGACCAACACGTCTCGCCCGAGGCCGAGGCTGTGGTCGCCTACCAGAATGGCGACCCCATCGGCTTCTCCCTGCTACTCCACAAGAACGATGAGATGTGGTTCTACCGGGTCGGCCGCGCCGAGGCCGGGGCATCCGAGACGCCGCTGTACTTCAACCTCGCATTCTACGAGCCCCTGCGCCGGGCCTATGAGCTCGGCGTCAAGAAGCTCTGGCTGGGCGCCAGCGGGTACGAGACGAAGCGGCGCCGTGGCGCGCGCAGGCACGGGCTGTACAGCTACCTGTGGATTCCGGGGCGCTGGTCACGCACGGTGCTTCAGCCTTACGTGTCTGCCTACTCCCGCGTGGCCATGGCCATGGCTGCTAGCGGCACACAGAATGGCCGCATCCGCAAGACGCCCTGA
- a CDS encoding type I polyketide synthase, whose translation MDSKLPQEFDDADVAIIGMAGRFPGARDVDTLWANLREGVESIRFFSKEEARAAGVSEERLEDPSFVRAAAILPEPESFDAAFFEMPPREAEITDPQHRVFLEASWEAFEHAGYSPRDYVGAISVFGGATLNTYLLMNLARNPRVLESFEPVQVNIGNGGDFLATRVSYKLNLRGASHTVQSACSTSLVAVHQACQSLLNGECDMALAGGASVNVGFFNGYRHAEGGMASPDGHCRPFDAKAQGTLFGSGVGVVLLKKLRAAVRDGDTIHAVIKGSATNNDGALKAGFTAPSVDGQAQVVAEALAASALDADDISYVEAHGTATPLGDPIEVQALTKAFRATTQRRRFCALGSVKGNMGHLDAAAGITGLMKTVMALKHGELPPSLHYERPNPAIDFDSSPFYVNATLKPWPAGDSPRRAGVSSFGVGGTNAHVVLEEAPRLPASAPSRRAWHLLPLSARTPSALESVTTRLVESLKKQGGVNLADVAWTLQAGRQRFLHRRFVLARSAEDAVDALSQPQCPRVFTEAQDAVERSVAFLFPGQGSQHVDMGRALYEAEPVFRVEVDRCAELLKPHLDGLDLRTVLYPQSEAAEVSGAKLAQTALTQPALFTLEYATARLWMSWGVMPQSMLGHSIGEYVAACLAGVFSLEHALRLVAARGRLMQGLPSGAMLAVPLSEDEVQPYLRAGGIELSLAALNGPMQCVLSGTHAAVEAVRKQLQEAGIQCQPLVTSHAFHSSMMDSILDAFAAQVATVPLAAPMLPFVSNVTGTWVTAEQATSPRYWAEHLRGTVRFADGLHALLTDARRVLLEVGPGQVLGKLAKRHPAFTASHAVLASTPPPKDAGATAGMAPLAYETLGRLWQAGVRVDWKGFHGAEVRYRVPLPTYPFERQRFWIEPAAVETAPRGTIASQPVTAVPDATPQASQAEPGGEAVRARSYQPRPQLRSAYVMPGTPLQRSLVELWQEMLGVAPIGIQDNFFELGGDSLIAVQLSGRIKKQLGLDLPASSLYEGVTVEALAALLKPAEAEGQERREEAPAADASLQRRKQTLARQRNLRRFDDDDDA comes from the coding sequence TTGGACAGCAAGCTCCCTCAGGAGTTCGACGACGCCGACGTCGCCATCATCGGCATGGCCGGGCGCTTTCCCGGCGCTCGGGATGTGGACACGCTCTGGGCCAATCTCCGAGAGGGGGTGGAGTCCATCCGCTTCTTCTCCAAGGAGGAGGCCCGCGCGGCCGGTGTGTCTGAGGAGCGGCTGGAGGACCCGTCCTTCGTGCGAGCCGCGGCCATCCTTCCGGAGCCGGAGTCGTTCGACGCGGCCTTCTTCGAGATGCCGCCACGCGAGGCGGAAATCACGGACCCCCAGCACCGTGTCTTCCTGGAAGCGTCCTGGGAGGCGTTCGAGCACGCTGGCTATTCACCGCGTGACTACGTCGGCGCCATCTCCGTGTTCGGCGGCGCCACGCTCAACACGTACCTGTTGATGAACCTGGCGCGGAACCCACGCGTGCTGGAGTCCTTCGAGCCGGTGCAGGTGAACATCGGCAACGGGGGCGACTTCCTGGCCACCCGCGTCTCGTACAAGCTCAACCTGAGGGGAGCCAGCCACACCGTGCAGAGCGCGTGCTCCACCTCGCTGGTGGCGGTGCACCAGGCTTGCCAGAGCCTGCTCAATGGCGAGTGCGACATGGCGCTCGCGGGCGGTGCATCCGTCAACGTGGGGTTCTTCAACGGGTACCGGCACGCGGAGGGTGGCATGGCCTCTCCGGATGGCCACTGCCGGCCTTTCGATGCGAAGGCGCAGGGCACGCTCTTCGGCAGCGGCGTGGGCGTGGTGCTGCTGAAGAAGCTGCGAGCCGCGGTGCGGGACGGTGACACCATCCACGCCGTCATCAAGGGCTCGGCCACCAACAATGACGGTGCGCTGAAGGCGGGCTTCACCGCGCCCAGCGTGGATGGCCAGGCTCAGGTGGTGGCCGAGGCGCTCGCGGCGTCGGCACTGGATGCGGATGACATCAGCTACGTGGAGGCCCATGGCACCGCCACGCCGCTGGGCGACCCCATTGAGGTGCAGGCGCTCACCAAGGCCTTCCGTGCCACCACCCAGCGACGGCGTTTCTGCGCGCTGGGCTCGGTGAAGGGCAACATGGGCCACCTGGACGCGGCGGCGGGCATCACGGGCCTGATGAAGACGGTGATGGCGCTGAAGCACGGCGAGCTGCCGCCCAGTCTTCACTACGAGCGTCCCAACCCAGCCATCGACTTCGACAGCAGCCCGTTCTACGTCAACGCCACGCTCAAGCCCTGGCCCGCGGGGGACTCGCCGCGGCGCGCGGGCGTGAGTTCCTTCGGCGTGGGCGGCACCAACGCGCACGTGGTGCTGGAGGAGGCTCCCCGGTTGCCCGCGAGCGCACCCTCGCGACGTGCATGGCACCTGTTGCCTCTGTCGGCCCGGACGCCCTCGGCGTTGGAGTCGGTCACGACGCGGCTGGTGGAGTCATTGAAGAAACAAGGGGGTGTGAATCTGGCGGACGTGGCCTGGACGCTCCAGGCCGGACGCCAACGTTTCCTGCACCGTCGCTTCGTGTTGGCTCGCAGCGCGGAGGATGCGGTCGACGCGCTGTCACAGCCACAATGCCCTCGTGTATTCACCGAGGCGCAGGACGCGGTGGAGCGGTCCGTGGCGTTCCTCTTCCCGGGCCAGGGCTCGCAGCACGTGGACATGGGGCGAGCGCTTTACGAGGCAGAGCCCGTCTTCCGCGTCGAGGTGGACCGCTGCGCGGAGTTGCTGAAGCCCCACCTGGACGGACTGGACCTGAGAACGGTGCTGTACCCTCAGTCCGAGGCCGCCGAGGTCAGCGGGGCGAAGCTGGCGCAGACGGCGCTCACGCAGCCCGCGCTCTTCACGCTGGAGTACGCTACCGCGCGCCTTTGGATGTCCTGGGGCGTGATGCCGCAGTCGATGCTGGGACACAGCATCGGCGAATACGTGGCGGCGTGCCTCGCGGGTGTCTTCTCGCTGGAGCATGCGCTGAGACTGGTGGCCGCGCGTGGCCGGCTCATGCAGGGACTTCCTTCCGGTGCGATGCTGGCGGTGCCCCTGTCCGAGGACGAGGTTCAGCCGTACCTGCGCGCAGGCGGAATCGAGCTCAGTCTGGCGGCCCTCAATGGCCCCATGCAGTGCGTGCTGTCGGGGACGCACGCAGCCGTCGAAGCGGTGCGAAAGCAGCTCCAGGAGGCGGGGATTCAGTGCCAGCCGCTGGTGACGTCGCATGCCTTCCACTCGTCGATGATGGACTCCATCCTCGACGCGTTCGCCGCGCAGGTGGCCACGGTGCCGCTGGCGGCGCCCATGCTTCCATTTGTCTCCAACGTCACCGGTACCTGGGTGACCGCCGAGCAGGCGACGAGCCCTCGTTACTGGGCCGAGCACCTGCGCGGGACGGTGCGCTTCGCGGACGGCTTGCACGCGCTCCTCACCGACGCCAGGCGCGTGTTGCTGGAGGTAGGCCCGGGCCAGGTGCTGGGGAAGCTGGCGAAGCGTCACCCCGCCTTCACTGCCTCACACGCGGTGCTGGCTTCCACGCCTCCGCCCAAGGACGCCGGGGCCACCGCCGGCATGGCGCCGCTGGCCTACGAGACGCTCGGCCGGCTGTGGCAAGCGGGCGTTCGCGTGGACTGGAAGGGGTTCCATGGCGCGGAGGTTCGCTACCGGGTGCCGCTCCCCACCTATCCCTTCGAGCGCCAGCGCTTCTGGATCGAGCCCGCCGCCGTCGAGACCGCGCCTCGGGGCACGATTGCATCCCAGCCTGTGACGGCGGTGCCGGACGCCACGCCTCAGGCATCGCAGGCGGAACCGGGGGGCGAAGCAGTCCGTGCTCGCTCGTATCAGCCGCGCCCGCAGCTTCGCAGTGCGTATGTCATGCCGGGCACGCCACTCCAGCGGTCGCTGGTGGAGCTGTGGCAGGAGATGCTGGGCGTGGCGCCCATCGGCATCCAGGACAACTTCTTCGAACTGGGCGGTGATTCGCTCATCGCCGTGCAGCTCAGTGGCCGCATCAAGAAGCAGTTGGGCTTGGACCTGCCTGCGTCGAGCCTCTACGAAGGCGTCACCGTGGAGGCCCTGGCGGCGTTGCTGAAGCCAGCGGAAGCGGAGGGGCAGGAGCGCCGTGAAGAGGCGCCAGCGGCGGATGCTTCGCTCCAGCGTCGCAAGCAGACCCTGGCGCGGCAGCGCAACCTTCGTCGCTTCGACGACGATGATGATGCGTGA
- a CDS encoding glutathione S-transferase codes for MNAQSSLPRLSYFTGRGVAEKIRLLLAESGTEYEDIDLGAYDVQAKVKTPAFEAIKAAGMLAFDKVPLWEEPDGFRVVQSLAILRHVARTRGLYGKDARETTACDMIIDGVEEVTARARSLTSLTPDQLSEQLPIILGEELPQWLAHFERLLKSNGSGDGFFVGPSVTVADTSVFGFLELLVDNGLQDLLESTYPGLFGFFERMKQRPNLARHLASSKRHPAVQLLNG; via the coding sequence ATGAACGCTCAATCATCATTGCCGCGCCTGTCGTATTTCACGGGTCGAGGCGTCGCTGAGAAGATCCGTCTGCTGCTCGCCGAGTCCGGAACGGAGTACGAGGACATCGACCTGGGCGCCTATGACGTGCAGGCCAAGGTGAAGACACCCGCCTTCGAGGCCATCAAGGCGGCTGGCATGCTGGCCTTCGACAAGGTGCCGCTGTGGGAGGAGCCGGACGGCTTCCGCGTGGTGCAGAGCCTGGCCATCTTGCGTCACGTCGCGCGCACCCGCGGCCTCTATGGGAAGGATGCGCGGGAGACCACCGCCTGCGACATGATCATCGACGGCGTCGAGGAAGTGACGGCGCGTGCGCGCAGCCTGACCTCGCTCACGCCAGACCAGCTCTCCGAGCAGCTCCCCATCATCCTGGGCGAGGAACTGCCGCAGTGGCTCGCGCACTTCGAGCGCCTGCTGAAGAGCAACGGCAGCGGTGATGGCTTCTTCGTCGGTCCCTCCGTGACGGTGGCGGACACCAGCGTCTTCGGCTTCCTGGAGCTGCTCGTGGACAACGGCCTCCAGGATCTTCTGGAGAGCACCTACCCTGGGCTGTTCGGGTTCTTCGAGCGCATGAAGCAGCGCCCCAACCTCGCGCGGCACCTCGCCAGCTCCAAGCGGCACCCCGCCGTCCAGCTCCTCAACGGCTGA